A genomic stretch from Corynebacterium terpenotabidum Y-11 includes:
- a CDS encoding ABC transporter permease yields MSTSVLPRTVVPAASDPMPTTRSHLVTPTVRTIRPQPLWLNILLRASGPALLVAAWFAASASGAVTSQQFPAPWEVGQAVTGLTTSGDLWANLSVSLRRVAIGLTIGISIGLVTGIVSGLFRLGDQLIDPVVQIIRTVPILAVTPLLIIWFGIDELPKIIIIALAAGIPTYINTHLGVRHVDRRLLEAGRAYGLGHAQLVRTVIIPEALPQILLGLRIAMTAALGALVVAELSNTRSGLGFLMTSAQQYFQTDIVVACIVLYAIAGLLADTVVRMLERVSMPWKFSREVRP; encoded by the coding sequence ATGAGTACCTCTGTCCTGCCCCGCACCGTCGTCCCGGCAGCCTCGGACCCCATGCCCACGACCCGGAGCCACCTGGTCACACCGACGGTCCGGACCATTCGTCCGCAGCCGCTGTGGCTGAATATCCTGCTTCGGGCCTCCGGCCCGGCACTGCTGGTCGCGGCGTGGTTCGCGGCGTCCGCCTCGGGGGCGGTCACTTCCCAGCAGTTTCCCGCGCCGTGGGAGGTCGGGCAGGCAGTCACCGGTCTGACGACGTCCGGCGACCTGTGGGCGAACTTGTCCGTCTCACTGCGACGGGTGGCGATCGGGCTGACCATCGGCATCTCGATTGGGCTGGTGACCGGCATCGTCTCCGGACTGTTCCGGCTCGGCGACCAGCTCATCGACCCGGTTGTGCAGATCATCCGAACCGTCCCGATTCTGGCGGTCACCCCGCTGCTGATCATCTGGTTCGGCATCGACGAGCTGCCGAAGATCATCATCATCGCCCTGGCCGCCGGGATCCCGACCTACATCAACACCCACCTCGGCGTCCGGCACGTGGACCGTCGTCTCCTCGAAGCTGGCCGGGCCTACGGCCTGGGGCATGCGCAGCTGGTGCGCACGGTGATCATTCCCGAGGCGTTGCCACAGATCCTGCTGGGATTGCGTATCGCGATGACGGCGGCGCTCGGCGCACTGGTCGTCGCCGAACTGTCGAACACTCGGTCCGGCCTGGGCTTCCTCATGACCTCAGCGCAGCAGTACTTCCAAACGGACATCGTGGTCGCCTGCATCGTGCTCTACGCCATCGCCGGCCTGCTCGCGGACACGGTGGTGCGCATGCTGGAACGGGTGTCCATGCCGTGGAAGTTCTCTCGGGAGGTACGGCCATGA
- a CDS encoding 4Fe-4S dicluster domain-containing protein, translating into MIEVIDPDRCTSCGLCAQICPMNVFALRDDGFPVIADKDQCQTCFQCESYCPADALFVDPSRTLTRLVPGDGGDADLASLRSRDFLGLHRHAVGWRRAPHTKTPQN; encoded by the coding sequence ATGATCGAAGTCATCGACCCCGACCGCTGCACCTCTTGCGGACTGTGCGCCCAGATCTGTCCGATGAACGTCTTCGCCCTCCGGGACGACGGCTTCCCCGTCATCGCGGACAAGGACCAGTGCCAGACCTGCTTCCAGTGCGAGAGCTACTGCCCGGCAGACGCCCTGTTCGTCGACCCGTCCCGCACCCTGACCCGCCTCGTCCCCGGCGACGGCGGGGATGCCGACCTCGCGTCCCTGCGTAGCCGCGACTTCCTCGGCCTGCACCGCCATGCCGTCGGCTGGCGACGGGCACCACATACGAAAACCCCACAGAACTGA
- a CDS encoding ABC transporter ATP-binding protein: MTAAEIQIEAPAQASVVVDGLMKNFAGRRVLDSVDFTVAHGEFVALLGRSGGGKSTILKILAGLESVDAGTVLTRPKRTIVFQEPRLVSGRRVWDNITVGIPGRRSARRRQAAEILTEVGLDGFSDAWPTSLSGGEAQRVALARALIRSPDLLLLDEPFGALDALTRLRIQALVADLHERHNPSVVLVTHDVDEAILLADRILVLQDGAIGAEYTVPFGRRRSRSLPGFSDLRGALLTELGVNEEVG, translated from the coding sequence ATGACCGCCGCGGAGATACAGATCGAGGCCCCCGCGCAGGCATCGGTCGTCGTCGACGGGCTCATGAAGAACTTCGCCGGGCGCCGCGTCCTCGACAGCGTGGACTTCACTGTGGCGCACGGCGAGTTCGTGGCGTTGCTGGGCCGGTCAGGTGGCGGGAAGTCGACGATCCTCAAGATCCTCGCCGGTCTGGAGTCCGTGGATGCGGGAACAGTACTGACGAGACCGAAGCGGACGATAGTCTTCCAGGAGCCGCGGCTGGTCAGCGGACGTCGGGTGTGGGACAACATCACCGTGGGTATACCCGGTCGGCGGTCAGCTCGGCGTCGTCAGGCCGCGGAAATCCTCACCGAGGTCGGGCTCGACGGTTTCTCCGATGCCTGGCCGACGTCCCTGTCGGGTGGCGAAGCACAGCGGGTGGCCCTGGCCCGTGCCCTGATCCGGTCACCTGACCTGCTGCTGCTCGATGAGCCGTTCGGCGCGTTGGACGCGCTGACGCGACTACGGATCCAGGCGTTGGTCGCGGACCTGCACGAGCGGCACAACCCGTCGGTGGTGTTGGTCACCCATGACGTCGATGAGGCGATCCTGTTGGCCGACCGGATCCTCGTGCTACAGGACGGGGCGATCGGCGCCGAATACACCGTCCCGTTCGGACGCCGCCGTTCCCGCTCACTGCCGGGATTCAGCGATCTGCGCGGTGCGCTGCTGACGGAGCTGGGGGTGAATGAGGAGGTGGGGTGA
- a CDS encoding ABC transporter substrate-binding protein has translation MSTSTLRRITGVLTATLLATGLAACSDADATNDTGLTPVSVGLPWNGGAGSTPRDTGPFGYAESLGLAEPILEKYGFEFDRYVGFNNGPPVIQALQSGDITVGALGDVPAVQAKGNGQAITPITVDRPAAGIWFITNDPALDSIDKLTGKKIGLQFGSNFDRYGRAALDRYGALDENNLVNLLFADALPALQKGSVSAVAVPANVAAVWLENNDFTVASKAEIDDPDLLSTSVAVTTDEFHSAHPEIEDAYWEVKQAGIAEIRKDLDAYIAWAADQQKVSESSFRASSTWDFADERIDPDGVTTLQNSLAFLVEQGIVDNDFDVRDWVNS, from the coding sequence ATGTCAACCAGCACCCTGCGCCGGATCACCGGCGTCCTTACCGCCACCCTCCTCGCCACCGGCCTCGCCGCCTGCAGCGACGCGGATGCCACCAACGACACCGGACTCACCCCGGTGTCAGTCGGCCTACCGTGGAACGGTGGCGCCGGATCCACCCCACGGGACACCGGCCCCTTTGGCTACGCCGAATCCCTCGGCCTGGCCGAACCGATCCTCGAGAAGTACGGCTTTGAATTCGACCGCTACGTCGGTTTCAACAACGGCCCGCCCGTCATCCAGGCACTGCAGAGCGGGGACATCACCGTCGGCGCCCTCGGCGACGTCCCTGCAGTCCAGGCGAAGGGCAACGGTCAGGCCATTACCCCGATCACGGTGGACCGACCGGCGGCGGGCATCTGGTTCATCACCAACGATCCGGCCCTGGACAGTATCGACAAGCTCACGGGGAAGAAGATCGGCCTGCAGTTCGGGTCCAACTTCGACCGCTACGGACGTGCCGCCTTGGACCGGTACGGTGCGCTGGATGAGAACAACCTGGTCAACCTCCTCTTCGCCGATGCGCTGCCCGCGCTGCAGAAGGGCAGTGTGAGCGCGGTCGCGGTGCCGGCGAACGTCGCCGCCGTGTGGCTGGAGAACAACGACTTCACGGTCGCGTCGAAGGCAGAGATCGACGACCCGGATCTGCTGTCCACCAGCGTCGCGGTGACAACCGACGAGTTCCATTCCGCCCATCCGGAGATCGAGGATGCCTACTGGGAGGTCAAACAGGCCGGAATCGCCGAGATCCGGAAGGACCTCGACGCCTACATCGCCTGGGCAGCTGACCAGCAGAAGGTCTCCGAAAGCTCCTTCCGTGCCTCCAGCACCTGGGACTTCGCCGACGAGCGGATCGACCCGGACGGGGTGACTACCCTGCAGAACTCCCTGGCGTTCCTGGTGGAACAGGGGATCGTCGACAACGATTTCGACGTCAGGGACTGGGTGAACTCATGA